A window of Thermosynechococcus sp. NK55a contains these coding sequences:
- a CDS encoding M23 family metallopeptidase: MPKQYRYGLYLCLGLLVMLRVTLAAWATAPSQNLEYWQQVIQQHQQHQQAVGQQRQQLERLEAAASDRLEGLETNVDATTQQLAAASDRLQAAETLLKELKEQQQVLSRRYKASVAVIGDRLRRLQRYREIPQWAMLFEAETLNDWLEQQGRLRQVYERDRQHLAALVRDRQRLQQQQRQIQVQQRFIQALRQQLQQQQAIYEREAESQRQLIARLRSDRQALAAIEAQLARDSVAIQQLISQRLGYVPRGIPPLPRSGRLAYPIQAPLTSPFGWRIHPILGRQRFHAGVDFGADFGTPIFAAEAGTVIFAGWSGGYGQTVILDHGGGMTTLYAHAQRLLVREGQFVQQGQPIAEVGSTGLSTGPHLHFEVRLNGEPSDPLAYL; encoded by the coding sequence ATGCCAAAGCAATACCGCTATGGGCTCTACCTTTGCCTTGGGCTGCTAGTGATGCTCAGGGTAACTCTGGCGGCTTGGGCAACGGCACCCTCCCAGAATCTGGAGTATTGGCAGCAGGTGATCCAACAACACCAGCAGCACCAGCAGGCAGTAGGTCAGCAGCGTCAACAACTAGAACGCCTTGAGGCAGCGGCCAGCGATCGCCTGGAGGGTTTAGAAACCAATGTGGATGCAACCACCCAACAGTTGGCGGCGGCCAGCGATCGCCTGCAAGCGGCAGAAACCCTGCTCAAGGAGCTCAAGGAGCAGCAACAGGTTCTGAGTCGCCGCTACAAGGCCAGTGTTGCTGTGATTGGCGATCGCCTACGGCGGCTGCAACGCTACCGTGAGATTCCCCAGTGGGCCATGCTCTTTGAAGCAGAGACCCTCAATGACTGGCTGGAGCAGCAGGGGCGCCTGCGTCAGGTGTATGAGCGCGATCGCCAGCACTTGGCTGCCTTGGTTCGCGATCGCCAGCGACTTCAGCAGCAGCAGCGGCAAATTCAAGTACAACAGCGATTTATTCAAGCCCTGCGCCAGCAACTCCAACAGCAGCAGGCCATCTATGAACGGGAAGCCGAAAGTCAACGCCAACTCATTGCTCGTCTGCGGAGCGATCGCCAGGCCCTTGCCGCCATTGAAGCCCAACTGGCCCGTGACAGCGTCGCCATTCAGCAACTCATTAGTCAGCGCCTCGGCTATGTCCCCAGGGGCATTCCACCCCTGCCCCGCAGTGGCCGTCTTGCTTACCCCATTCAAGCACCGCTGACCAGTCCCTTTGGTTGGCGGATTCATCCCATCTTGGGCAGGCAGCGGTTCCATGCTGGTGTGGACTTTGGGGCTGATTTTGGCACCCCCATCTTTGCTGCTGAAGCGGGCACCGTGATCTTTGCCGGTTGGTCAGGGGGCTACGGGCAAACCGTGATCTTAGACCATGGCGGCGGGATGACGACGCTCTATGCCCATGCCCAGCGGCTCCTCGTACGGGAAGGCCAATTTGTGCAACAGGGGCAGCCCATTGCTGAGGTTGGCTCCACGGGACTGTCAACAGGCCCCCACCTCCACTTTGAAGTGCGCTTGAACGGCGAACCGAGCGATCCTTTGGCCTATCTCTAG
- a CDS encoding phosphodiester glycosidase family protein — protein MASANIVFAQEIQGDRLNLNGRDYPVAWQQWRDAQNQLRTGISDGGLAQRFGVLLGSTTDPFQQPVAWFQHQFSPLAVRFSANGMYRYLDITPWIEQHQWRVQPQGNTLQISTPPARILSWRQGRQPWGDRWVFELDRPTPWQINRLTFSRTALTPRDLSLTIEATGELATLPNVKVTATPDRTVLETQIPGTVRPVASMLLNPPRLVIDFRTDAPPPRTIQWAPGLRWQQQTVILGTRQFPVDLLIINPRQPGLRLRPLGITPTTLVGLATLPELAQRWQAAAAINGGFFNRDRQAPLGAIRSEGHWLSGPILNRGAIGWDDRGQIVVGRLSVQQRVRTPTGTVPIVTFNSGYVQAGLALYTPSWGASYQGKTGSEVVITVRNEQVVEQQPISNHQTVPIPSEGFLLVARNLNSALLANFPPGAAVQLETTAMPAAFNSIPNIVGAGPLLVNQGRVVLNAALEQFGAGLDAQAAPRSAMGNRSDGSIVWVTTHNRIGGMGPTLAEWAQIVHQLGLINAVNLDGGSSTALYLGGVLVDRHAVTTTRVNNALGVFWQPIP, from the coding sequence ATGGCGAGCGCCAACATTGTCTTTGCCCAAGAGATTCAGGGCGATCGCCTGAACTTAAATGGCCGCGACTACCCGGTGGCTTGGCAGCAGTGGCGCGATGCCCAAAATCAACTGCGCACCGGCATTAGTGATGGGGGTCTGGCCCAGCGCTTTGGTGTTCTTCTTGGCAGTACCACAGATCCCTTTCAGCAGCCAGTGGCATGGTTTCAGCACCAATTTAGTCCTTTGGCTGTGCGCTTTAGCGCCAATGGCATGTATCGCTACCTAGACATTACGCCCTGGATTGAGCAACATCAGTGGCGGGTGCAACCCCAAGGCAATACGCTCCAGATCAGCACACCCCCCGCCCGAATTCTCAGTTGGCGGCAGGGACGACAACCTTGGGGCGATCGCTGGGTCTTTGAATTGGACCGCCCCACCCCTTGGCAGATCAATCGCCTCACCTTTAGCCGCACCGCTTTGACGCCTCGGGATCTCAGTCTCACGATTGAAGCCACAGGAGAATTGGCCACGCTCCCCAATGTCAAAGTTACGGCTACCCCGGATCGCACAGTATTGGAGACCCAAATTCCCGGCACAGTTCGCCCAGTGGCCTCAATGCTGCTCAATCCACCGCGGCTGGTGATTGATTTTCGCACTGATGCGCCACCCCCCCGCACAATTCAATGGGCACCGGGACTGCGCTGGCAACAGCAAACGGTCATTCTGGGCACTCGTCAGTTCCCTGTGGATCTGCTCATCATCAATCCCCGACAGCCGGGGCTGCGTCTGCGTCCCCTTGGAATAACCCCCACAACTTTGGTGGGCTTAGCAACGCTGCCCGAACTGGCCCAACGCTGGCAGGCAGCCGCAGCAATTAATGGCGGGTTCTTTAATCGCGATCGCCAAGCTCCCTTGGGGGCAATTCGCAGTGAGGGTCACTGGCTCTCTGGCCCGATTCTCAATCGCGGTGCCATTGGCTGGGACGATCGCGGCCAGATTGTTGTGGGTCGCCTCAGTGTGCAGCAGCGGGTGAGGACGCCGACGGGCACAGTGCCCATTGTCACGTTCAATTCTGGGTATGTCCAAGCCGGTCTTGCCCTCTATACCCCCAGTTGGGGCGCGAGCTACCAAGGGAAAACGGGCAGTGAAGTGGTGATTACGGTGCGCAATGAACAGGTGGTGGAGCAGCAACCCATCAGTAACCATCAAACAGTTCCGATTCCCTCAGAGGGCTTCCTACTGGTGGCGCGTAACTTGAATTCCGCCTTGTTGGCAAACTTCCCACCGGGGGCTGCGGTGCAACTGGAAACCACTGCTATGCCCGCTGCCTTTAATAGCATTCCCAATATCGTCGGTGCGGGTCCCTTACTGGTGAATCAGGGGCGAGTGGTCTTGAATGCGGCACTGGAGCAATTTGGGGCGGGTTTGGATGCCCAGGCGGCACCCCGCAGTGCCATGGGAAATCGCAGTGATGGCAGCATTGTCTGGGTCACCACCCACAACCGTATAGGTGGTATGGGGCCCACCCTCGCAGAATGGGCACAAATTGTCCATCAGTTGGGCTTGATCAATGCGGTGAATCTGGATGGCGGCAGCTCAACGGCCCTTTATCTAGGGGGGGTGTTGGTGGATCGCCATGCGGTGACAACGACGCGGGTCAACAATGCCCTTGGGGTCTTTTGGCAGCCAATCCCCTAG
- the secA gene encoding preprotein translocase subunit SecA, which produces MLKALFGDPNQRKVKKYQPLVVEINLLEEQIQPLSDSELQAKTAEFRQRLDNGETLDDLLPEAFAVVREASRRVLGMRHFDVQLIGGMILHDGQIAEMKTGEGKTLVATLPAYLNALTGKGVHIVTVNDYLARRDAEWMGQVHRFLGLTVGLIQQQMAPQERQKSYACDITYATNSEIGFDYLRDNMATSMAEVVQRPFNYCIIDEVDSVLIDEARTPLIISGQVERPTEKYFKAAEVARLLKKDEHYEVDEKARNVLMTDEGFIEAEKLLGVSDLYDPQDPWAHYIFNAIKAKELFQRDVNYIVRNGEVVIVDEFTGRVMVGRRWSDGLHQAIEAKEGLEIQNESQTLATITYQNLFLLYPKLAGMTGTAKTEEAEFEKIYKLEVTVVPTNRPSQRRDFPDVVYKTERAKWLAVASECAEVHATGRPVLVGTTSVEKSELLSQLLRELEIPHNLLNAKPENVEREAEIIAQAGRKGAVTISTNMAGRGTDIILGGNADYMARLKVREYLMPRIVMPPSDDPMMLLGLKMDRGGGQGFSQGPQKNWKASPGLFPCEISKDAEKLLRQAVEVAVKTYGERSLPELQAEDMLAIASEKAPTQDPVIQALRDAFNRIREEYEVVTKQEHEEVVALGGLHVIGTERHESRRIDNQLRGRAGRQGDPGSTRFFLSLEDNLLRIFGGDRIASIMNAMRIDEDMPIESPLLTRSLENAQRKVETYYYDIRKQVFEYDEVMNNQRRAIYAERRRVLEGEDLKDRVLEYAEKTMDDIIAAYVNPDLPPEEWDLEGLVAKVQEFVHLLADLRPEHLAHLSVPEMQAFLHEQVRTAYEQKEAQIEAIQPGLMRQAERFFILQQIDLLWREHLQQMDALRESVGLRGYGQEDPLVEYKREGYELFLDMMVMIRRNVVYSLFQFQPQVAPPPEQVSSSSDQG; this is translated from the coding sequence ATGCTGAAAGCCCTATTTGGCGACCCCAATCAGCGCAAGGTTAAGAAGTATCAACCCCTTGTGGTCGAGATCAACCTGCTGGAGGAGCAAATTCAGCCCCTGAGTGATAGTGAGCTACAGGCGAAAACGGCTGAGTTTCGGCAGCGACTCGACAATGGCGAGACCCTAGATGATTTGCTGCCAGAGGCCTTTGCTGTGGTACGCGAAGCCTCACGACGGGTACTGGGGATGCGCCATTTTGATGTCCAGCTCATCGGTGGCATGATTCTCCACGATGGCCAGATTGCCGAAATGAAAACCGGCGAAGGCAAAACCCTCGTGGCCACGCTCCCAGCCTACTTGAACGCCCTCACGGGTAAGGGGGTACATATTGTTACGGTCAACGACTATCTGGCACGGCGGGATGCGGAATGGATGGGGCAGGTGCATCGCTTTTTGGGTCTGACGGTCGGGCTAATTCAGCAGCAAATGGCACCCCAAGAGCGACAGAAAAGCTATGCCTGCGATATTACCTATGCCACCAACAGTGAAATTGGCTTTGACTACCTGCGGGACAATATGGCCACGTCCATGGCTGAGGTGGTGCAGCGCCCCTTCAACTACTGCATTATTGACGAGGTGGATTCGGTACTTATTGACGAAGCCCGCACCCCCCTAATTATTTCGGGTCAAGTGGAGCGTCCGACCGAGAAGTACTTCAAGGCCGCTGAGGTCGCTCGGCTCCTGAAAAAAGACGAACACTATGAGGTGGATGAAAAAGCTCGCAATGTGCTGATGACTGATGAGGGGTTTATTGAGGCGGAGAAGTTGTTGGGGGTGAGCGATCTCTATGACCCCCAAGACCCCTGGGCGCACTACATCTTTAATGCCATCAAGGCTAAGGAACTCTTCCAGCGGGATGTGAACTACATTGTCCGCAATGGTGAAGTGGTGATTGTGGATGAATTCACTGGACGGGTCATGGTGGGTCGCCGCTGGAGTGATGGCTTGCATCAGGCGATCGAAGCCAAAGAAGGCCTGGAAATTCAAAATGAGTCCCAAACCCTGGCCACAATTACTTACCAAAATCTCTTTCTGCTTTATCCCAAGTTGGCGGGGATGACGGGGACAGCCAAAACCGAAGAGGCGGAATTCGAGAAAATTTACAAGCTAGAAGTGACGGTGGTGCCCACCAATCGCCCCAGTCAGCGGCGGGACTTTCCCGATGTGGTCTATAAAACCGAGCGGGCTAAGTGGCTGGCAGTGGCCTCTGAATGTGCTGAGGTGCACGCTACGGGTCGGCCAGTGCTCGTGGGAACCACCAGTGTTGAAAAGTCAGAGCTATTGTCCCAACTGCTGCGGGAGTTGGAAATTCCCCACAACCTTTTGAATGCCAAGCCCGAAAATGTGGAGCGGGAGGCGGAGATCATTGCCCAAGCCGGCCGCAAGGGAGCAGTGACGATCTCAACCAACATGGCAGGCCGAGGAACAGACATTATTCTGGGTGGCAATGCCGACTACATGGCTCGCCTTAAGGTGCGGGAGTATTTGATGCCCCGCATTGTCATGCCCCCCAGTGATGACCCGATGATGCTGTTGGGACTAAAAATGGATCGCGGCGGTGGTCAAGGATTCAGTCAAGGGCCGCAGAAAAATTGGAAGGCCTCACCAGGACTTTTCCCCTGCGAAATTAGCAAGGATGCAGAAAAGCTGCTGCGCCAGGCGGTGGAGGTAGCAGTCAAGACCTATGGTGAGCGCAGTCTGCCGGAGTTGCAGGCAGAGGACATGCTGGCGATCGCCTCGGAGAAAGCACCGACCCAAGACCCTGTGATTCAAGCCCTGCGGGATGCCTTTAACCGCATCCGCGAAGAATATGAGGTGGTTACCAAGCAAGAACACGAAGAGGTGGTGGCCCTCGGTGGCTTGCATGTGATTGGTACAGAACGCCATGAGTCGCGGCGGATTGATAATCAGTTGCGGGGACGGGCCGGACGTCAAGGCGACCCCGGATCAACGCGCTTTTTCCTAAGCTTGGAGGATAACCTGCTGCGAATTTTTGGGGGCGATCGCATTGCCAGTATTATGAACGCCATGCGCATTGATGAAGATATGCCAATTGAGTCGCCGCTGCTGACTCGCAGTCTGGAAAATGCCCAGCGCAAGGTGGAAACCTACTACTACGACATCCGCAAGCAAGTTTTTGAATACGACGAGGTGATGAATAACCAGCGGCGCGCCATCTATGCTGAGCGGCGGCGAGTCCTCGAAGGGGAAGACCTCAAGGATCGGGTGCTAGAGTATGCCGAAAAAACCATGGATGACATTATTGCTGCCTATGTCAATCCCGATCTACCGCCGGAGGAATGGGATTTGGAAGGTTTAGTAGCCAAGGTGCAGGAATTTGTTCATTTACTTGCGGACCTGCGCCCTGAGCATCTGGCGCACCTAAGCGTACCGGAGATGCAGGCCTTTTTGCATGAGCAAGTGCGCACTGCCTATGAGCAAAAGGAAGCGCAAATTGAGGCCATTCAACCGGGCTTGATGCGGCAGGCAGAACGGTTCTTTATTCTGCAGCAAATTGACCTGCTGTGGCGGGAGCACCTGCAACAGATGGATGCCCTGCGGGAGTCCGTCGGCCTACGGGGCTATGGTCAAGAGGATCCCTTAGTGGAGTATAAACGGGAGGGCTATGAACTGTTCTTGGACATGATGGTGATGATTCGCCGCAATGTCGTGTACTCCCTGTTCCAATTCCAGCCCCAAGTGGCACCGCCCCCAGAGCAGGTCTCCTCATCCTCAGATCAGGGATAG
- a CDS encoding Mo-dependent nitrogenase C-terminal domain-containing protein, with the protein MRNCEDSPMNQLLTQRPPASLMTKIRQWLMTYPITTPAIAHRICRWIPAQCPFARTLSLFGRPVITIPPLCKLNPFYEEVMMLRFRALTYLSDVCQEDISQYV; encoded by the coding sequence ATGCGCAATTGTGAGGATAGTCCCATGAATCAACTCCTTACCCAACGCCCGCCCGCTTCTTTGATGACCAAAATCCGCCAATGGCTAATGACTTATCCAATTACCACGCCGGCGATCGCCCACCGCATTTGTCGCTGGATTCCTGCCCAATGTCCCTTTGCCCGCACCCTCTCCCTCTTTGGTCGGCCAGTCATTACCATTCCCCCCCTATGTAAACTCAATCCCTTCTATGAGGAGGTGATGATGCTGCGGTTTCGCGCCCTGACCTACCTCAGCGATGTCTGCCAAGAGGACATCAGTCAATACGTCTAG
- a CDS encoding radical SAM protein: MSPLVANYYLTYRCNARCHFCDIWALEPGKEADFSAIQTNLRDLKRLGVKYVDFTGGEPLLRADAPAIYREAKRLGFITSMTTNTILYPRRAKEIQGVVDFLNFSLDGPDAATHDQSRGVKIFDTLVESVKIALELGEYPVLNHTVTAQNYERIGEVAEFAQSLGVRVWLNPAFTAHEHYNDKKNPTPEIANSIEQTAKKYNNVGYNKAALALIRAGGNRTHNPRCKAVDAVIAISPNDELLLPCYHFAQKGVPINGRLYELYKSSEVVEEYRRSQGRLPVCEGCTVWCYLIPSFFKGLDKYWFLNQVTYAGEFLARKQFLQRSRPPRRTPVGVG; this comes from the coding sequence ATGAGTCCACTGGTTGCTAACTATTACCTGACCTACCGCTGTAATGCCCGCTGCCATTTCTGTGATATTTGGGCGCTGGAACCGGGCAAAGAAGCTGATTTTAGCGCTATCCAAACCAATCTCCGCGACTTGAAGCGCTTGGGCGTGAAATATGTGGACTTTACGGGGGGCGAACCGCTGCTGCGTGCCGATGCCCCAGCCATCTACCGCGAGGCCAAGCGTCTTGGCTTCATTACCAGCATGACAACAAATACCATTCTCTATCCCCGTCGTGCCAAGGAAATTCAGGGGGTGGTAGATTTCTTGAATTTTTCCCTCGATGGGCCGGATGCTGCCACCCATGATCAGTCGCGGGGCGTGAAAATTTTTGACACGCTGGTGGAATCGGTCAAGATTGCCCTCGAGCTGGGTGAATATCCCGTGCTGAACCACACCGTGACAGCCCAGAACTATGAGCGAATTGGGGAAGTCGCTGAATTTGCCCAAAGTTTAGGGGTACGGGTTTGGCTCAACCCTGCCTTTACTGCCCACGAACACTACAACGACAAAAAGAACCCCACTCCCGAAATTGCCAACAGCATTGAACAAACAGCGAAGAAGTATAACAATGTTGGTTACAATAAGGCAGCGCTAGCCCTCATTCGCGCCGGGGGAAACAGGACTCACAATCCCCGTTGTAAGGCGGTGGATGCCGTGATTGCCATTTCCCCCAATGATGAGTTGCTGCTACCGTGTTACCACTTTGCGCAGAAGGGAGTCCCCATCAATGGTCGCCTGTACGAACTGTACAAGTCCTCCGAGGTGGTAGAGGAGTATCGCCGCTCCCAAGGCCGACTTCCCGTCTGCGAAGGCTGCACAGTGTGGTGTTATCTCATTCCCAGCTTCTTTAAGGGACTGGATAAGTACTGGTTTCTCAATCAGGTGACCTATGCCGGAGAATTCCTGGCCCGAAAACAGTTTCTACAACGAAGCCGACCCCCTCGACGAACTCCTGTCGGAGTGGGTTGA
- a CDS encoding glycosyltransferase family 2 protein: protein MPENSWPENSFYNEADPLDELLSEWVDDPESPPLQPRSEGRRRKAFLALSLIWGSTIAIHLIVGGIWLIYVLTLLMSFQTLRYWRAKPQSLPASETAESVPPMVSLVVAAKNEEAVIGRLVKNLCRLDYPHYEVWIIDDNSSDRTPDILSELQKQYPHLKVLRRLPGAGGGKSGALNQVLPLTRGEIIGVFDADATVPPDLLQEVVNRFQVASVGAVQVRKAISNADINWLAQGQAVEMILDAYYQQQRVACGGMGELRGNGQFVRRQALERCGGWNEETITDDLDLSLKLHLHGWQIDVLMNPAVQEEGVTTLLALWHQRNRWSEGGYQSYLDYWQPLLRNRLGWQKSWDVFCWFLIKYAIPTATIPDLLMALLRHRTPVLVPLTTLSLTISMVGMLRGIPQAQSMGVWQLFWQSLRGTLYMFHWLPVVSTTTLRMALRAKRLRWVKTVHHGP, encoded by the coding sequence ATGCCGGAGAATTCCTGGCCCGAAAACAGTTTCTACAACGAAGCCGACCCCCTCGACGAACTCCTGTCGGAGTGGGTTGATGACCCAGAGAGTCCTCCATTACAACCGCGTTCTGAGGGTCGCCGTCGCAAGGCTTTCCTAGCGCTGTCTCTGATTTGGGGCAGCACGATCGCCATTCACCTGATTGTTGGTGGTATCTGGCTCATCTATGTCCTAACCCTCTTGATGAGTTTCCAAACCCTGCGCTACTGGCGCGCCAAACCCCAAAGTCTGCCAGCGTCAGAGACAGCAGAAAGTGTGCCGCCGATGGTGTCCTTGGTGGTGGCTGCCAAAAATGAAGAGGCGGTGATTGGTCGCCTGGTGAAAAACCTCTGCCGCTTGGATTATCCCCACTACGAAGTGTGGATCATTGATGACAACAGTAGCGATCGCACCCCCGATATTTTGAGCGAACTACAAAAGCAGTATCCTCATCTCAAGGTGCTGCGGCGGCTGCCAGGGGCAGGGGGTGGCAAATCCGGGGCTCTCAATCAAGTCCTACCCCTGACACGGGGAGAAATTATTGGCGTCTTTGACGCCGATGCCACGGTACCCCCAGATCTGCTGCAGGAGGTGGTCAACCGCTTTCAGGTGGCCAGTGTCGGCGCCGTCCAAGTGCGCAAGGCGATCAGTAATGCCGACATCAATTGGCTGGCCCAAGGTCAAGCGGTCGAGATGATTCTCGATGCCTACTATCAACAGCAGCGAGTTGCCTGTGGCGGCATGGGAGAACTGCGGGGCAATGGCCAATTTGTGCGGCGGCAAGCCCTAGAGCGCTGTGGGGGCTGGAATGAGGAAACCATTACTGACGATCTCGATCTCAGTCTGAAGCTGCATCTCCACGGCTGGCAGATTGACGTGCTGATGAATCCAGCGGTACAGGAAGAGGGCGTGACCACACTGCTGGCACTGTGGCACCAACGCAATCGCTGGAGCGAGGGCGGCTACCAAAGCTATCTCGACTACTGGCAGCCCTTGCTGCGCAATCGCCTTGGCTGGCAAAAAAGCTGGGATGTGTTCTGCTGGTTTTTGATCAAATATGCTATTCCTACGGCGACCATTCCCGATCTGCTGATGGCTCTGCTGCGCCACCGCACGCCGGTGCTGGTGCCCTTGACAACCCTAAGCTTGACGATTTCGATGGTGGGAATGCTACGGGGCATTCCTCAGGCTCAATCCATGGGGGTGTGGCAACTGTTTTGGCAGAGCCTACGGGGAACCCTATACATGTTCCATTGGTTGCCAGTAGTGAGTACGACCACCTTGCGTATGGCCCTACGGGCAAAACGTCTGCGGTGGGTGAAAACGGTGCACCATGGCCCCTAA
- a CDS encoding PstS family phosphate ABC transporter substrate-binding protein: MSRNSNLLPLLFSLVFTCGLLGVGSVLVLRLLGNQNPLEQVTGRLSTSPAAKTPERLGANFSDVSNVPSGTFQYGGSTTWAPIRRDVDPLIQVAWPNFRLRYTDPATGTPGSGSGIRMLLNNQIAFAQSSRPLNEKERQQAQSQGIKLVELPVAIDGLAIAVNPTLKIPGLTVQQVVDIYTGKLRNWSQVGGPNLTITPFSRRLEDGGTVEFFVQEVLGGQQLSTNVVMVRDTTDALRRLGTTVGGIYYASAPEIVGQCSVRPLPLGRQPNQYVPPYQEPYVDSSQCPQRRNTLNYQGFQDGTYPITRRLFVITKDDNSLDAQAGRAYAALLLTDEGQAIIEKAGYVRLR, translated from the coding sequence ATGTCTCGGAATAGTAACTTGCTCCCGTTGCTCTTCTCCCTTGTCTTCACCTGTGGCCTGCTGGGGGTGGGGTCAGTGCTGGTTCTGCGGCTCCTAGGCAATCAAAATCCCCTAGAACAAGTCACTGGCCGGTTGTCCACTTCGCCGGCAGCAAAAACGCCAGAGAGGTTGGGCGCTAATTTCAGTGATGTCAGTAATGTTCCGAGCGGGACGTTTCAGTACGGCGGCAGTACCACGTGGGCGCCGATTCGCCGCGATGTCGATCCTTTAATTCAAGTGGCTTGGCCAAATTTTCGTCTGCGCTACACGGATCCAGCAACCGGTACACCGGGATCGGGGAGTGGTATTCGCATGTTACTGAACAATCAAATTGCCTTTGCCCAGTCCTCACGCCCTTTGAATGAAAAGGAGCGGCAGCAGGCGCAGAGTCAGGGTATCAAACTCGTTGAATTGCCGGTGGCGATCGATGGCCTTGCGATCGCCGTCAATCCAACCCTCAAGATTCCCGGCTTAACAGTCCAGCAGGTGGTTGATATTTACACCGGTAAACTCAGGAACTGGAGTCAAGTGGGGGGGCCGAATCTGACCATTACCCCCTTTTCACGACGCTTGGAAGATGGTGGTACCGTGGAATTTTTTGTCCAAGAGGTCTTAGGGGGGCAGCAACTTAGCACTAATGTCGTTATGGTACGAGATACCACGGATGCACTGCGGCGCTTGGGGACGACCGTGGGCGGAATTTACTACGCATCGGCACCGGAAATTGTTGGTCAGTGCAGTGTGCGACCCTTGCCCTTGGGGCGTCAGCCGAATCAGTACGTTCCTCCTTACCAAGAACCCTACGTTGATTCTTCCCAATGTCCACAGCGGCGCAATACGCTAAACTATCAAGGATTTCAGGACGGCACCTATCCGATTACCCGTCGCCTGTTTGTCATTACTAAGGATGACAATAGCCTAGATGCCCAAGCCGGTCGTGCCTATGCGGCTCTGCTGTTGACCGACGAAGGACAGGCAATCATTGAAAAAGCCGGGTATGTCCGCCTGCGTTAG
- a CDS encoding Tab2/Atab2 family RNA-binding protein has product MSRWQVDLYRRPLRTPSGADLWELVICDPEEHFYYTAFCPEPLVSSTWVATEFNRCGQPLPERVKVFRPESLGLVEGACRQLNIPLEPTRRTSALKRYLCQRAQEYPSLKTYTGEAYDPLAIEQLPPLPLPDDIWGESWQFAAITPPDLQQLMRYPLRILALEMEMLPESLGLAADTLIPGIMLYGGRKSLKLARWFQEQVPYRLEFVPGQPCGILLHSGLRDRWVFLTFQDSEIAQAGEVFRDRLQKSQGLHFLLIQPTPKDTTYTALWLLQPLE; this is encoded by the coding sequence ATGTCCCGTTGGCAAGTTGACCTTTACCGTCGGCCTTTGCGTACCCCCAGTGGTGCTGATCTGTGGGAACTTGTGATTTGTGATCCTGAAGAACATTTTTACTACACGGCTTTTTGTCCCGAACCACTGGTGAGTAGTACCTGGGTTGCCACAGAATTCAACCGTTGCGGTCAGCCCTTGCCTGAGCGAGTAAAGGTCTTTCGCCCCGAAAGTTTAGGGCTAGTGGAAGGAGCTTGCCGACAACTCAACATCCCCCTAGAGCCCACCCGCCGCACTTCTGCTCTGAAGCGCTACCTGTGCCAACGCGCTCAGGAATACCCAAGCCTGAAAACCTACACGGGTGAAGCCTACGATCCCTTGGCCATTGAGCAGCTCCCGCCCCTGCCCTTGCCGGATGATATTTGGGGAGAATCTTGGCAGTTTGCAGCGATTACGCCCCCCGATTTGCAGCAACTGATGCGGTACCCTTTACGGATTCTGGCCTTGGAAATGGAGATGCTGCCGGAGTCCCTAGGCTTGGCGGCAGACACCCTGATTCCGGGAATTATGCTCTATGGGGGTCGCAAATCCTTGAAGCTGGCTCGCTGGTTCCAAGAGCAGGTGCCCTATCGCCTAGAGTTTGTACCGGGGCAGCCCTGTGGCATTCTCCTGCACAGTGGATTGCGCGATCGCTGGGTGTTTTTAACGTTTCAGGATTCGGAAATTGCGCAAGCGGGAGAGGTGTTTCGCGATCGCCTGCAAAAAAGCCAAGGCTTGCACTTTCTGCTCATTCAGCCCACTCCCAAGGACACGACCTACACTGCCCTGTGGCTGCTGCAACCCCTTGAATAG